One Rickettsia canadensis str. McKiel genomic window, ATGAGTGTGCTTGTATTTATATTTTAGGCAATGATACAGATACCTCATTATAAATGCTGATCAACAAAATAGTGATCAGCATAATGTATGTCTAGGTTTCAAATAGAGGATCAAGAGGCTCTGAATAATTAAGTATATAAAACTCTTACTGAATTAATGAGTCAAATTCTTTTACGACGGCTTGATAAAGTTTCCGTTTGAAAGGAATTATAATAGATAATAGCTCGTTAAGTGATGCCCAACGCCATTGGTCAAATTCCGGATTAGAGGTATTGATATTAATATCTTCGTTATTTCCGGTAAATCTAATTAGAAACCAGCGTTGTTTCTGTCCACGAAAATTACCATTCCACAATTTAGGTATTAAAAAACTTGGTAAATCATAACTATACCAGCATTTGCTTTCGGCAATAATATATCCTTTATCACTCCCTATTTCTTCGAGCATCTCACGCATTGCTGCAATACTTGGAGTTTCGCCGGGCACTATACCACCTTGCGGCATTTGCCATGCAGATATTTTTGTATCTATTCTTTTACCGACGAATATATGGTTATCAGCATTTAATATCATCATGCCGACTCCTGGTCTATATGGTAAATCAAGATGTTTTTTAGAAGCATTTCTCATTATTTTTTTACTTTAAAAAATCAATTATAATTTTACTACTTTATTTTTACCTGTTCTTTTAGCTTCATACATAGCGTTGTCAGCACGTGCAATGAAAGATTCTATTGATTCTTCTTTTTTATATTCCGTAACTCCAATTGAAATAGTTTTTTTTAAAGGTTCTATTTGATCTTCAATGTGAAAATCCATATACTCTATTTTAACTCTCACTCTCTCCGCAGTTTCAATTGCTTTAGAAATATCTATATCCGTTAAGAGTATAGTAAATTCTTCACCGCCAAATCTTGCTATTAAATCTGTTACTCTGAGATTATTCTTCAAAATACGGGATACAATTGTTAAAATCTTATCGCCTGCTTGGTGACCATAAGTATCGTTTACATATTTAAAATTATCGATATCACACATAAGTAAATATAATTTAATACTTTCTTTATTAGCTTTCTCAATCATTTGTTTGAGGTGTATATCGAAATAGCGACGATTAAATAAGCCGGTTAAGCAGTCTTTAGCTGCTAAATTAACACTTTGTTCAAGATAATTACGTAAATTATCTTGATACTGCTTACGCCTTAATTGTGTTCTAATTCTAGCAAGCAATTCACTTTCCTCTATAGGATAAACAAAGTAATCATTAATGCCGAGTTCAACACCTTTCACAACTAAAGGCATACCGTCTTCATCAATTTGTAAAATTATTACCACTCCGCTTATTTTTGCTTTACGTCTTAAAATAACACTGATTCTTAAAGGATCGTCATTTTCGAGTGTACTACTGATAATTACTAAATCAGGTGTATATTCATTTATAATATCTAATTCATCGGAATTACTGATCACCTTTATACTTGCGGTAATCTTAAGTAACATTTGCCTTATATTTTTTGCTTGTACTACATCATCATTAATGAGTAATATTTTTTTATCTGCAAAAGTGTCATGCATTTCAATATTTGTGACACCTAATAATGCATTAGTGCTATTACGAAGTTTTAATTCATCAATTAAGCTTTTCATTCTGTATAACGATTTAAGCCTTACAAATAAAGCAGTATCATTAATCGGCTTTGTTAAAAACTCATCAGCTCCTGCTTCAAGACCTTTAACTCGATCATCAATATCGGAAAGTGCAGTTACCATTACAACTGGTATATGAGTAGTTTCCAGATTGGTTTTTATCCTTTTACATACCTCAAATCCATCCATTTCCGACATCATAACATCAAGTAGTATAATATCAATTTTTTCCTTTGTAAGAATTGCTAATGCTTCTTTGCCGCTATTTGCAGTAAGAACCGTATAATACTCTTTTAAAAGTTTAGCTGTTAGTAACTTGATATTAGTTTCTATATCGTCTACTACTAATATTGTGGTCATAAGATTAAATTCTTGTTTTTAAAGGAAAAAATTTGTATATTTATACTTTATTTTAAGTCTTAACATGTATAATATATGAAAATTTCAGCAAATTCAATTAGAACAGGTAACATATTAGTGTATAGTAATGATTTATGGGTTGTAAGCAGAACGCCGGAACATACGCAACCTGGAAAAGGTGGAGCTTATGTACAAGTTGAGATGAAAAATTTAAAAACAGGGACAAAGCGTAACGAAAGATTCAGTTCTTCCGATTATTTAGAAAAAGCCGAACTTGAACAAAAAGATTATCAATTTTTATATTTTGAAGGTAACGATTTAGTATTGATGGATATAAAACATTTTGATCAAATAAATGTGCCCAAGGAAATTTTAGAAGAAAAATTACCTTTCTTAGCTGAAAATATGATTGTTAAAGTCGAGTTTTATAATGAAAAACCTTTAAATATTGAGCTTCCTCCAACCGTTATAATTGAGATTAGTGAAACTGATCCGGTAATAAAGGGAGCAACGGCTACCGCTTCTTATAAACCGGCAATTTTAACAAACGGTATTAAAGTTAAAGTACCGCAATATTTAGAAATAGGGGAAAAAATTGTTGTCAAAACTGATGATATGACATATGTCGAAAGAGCAAAATAAGTATACTACTTAAAAAAAATGGCGTTGTCGTTCTACAAGAGCTACGGTACGAACTATATTAAGTATATACTGCGTTCCGATGACTTTGAACTTATTGCTCTTTTTAAAGTTGAGCTTCGTATACTGTTCATTTACTTTAATATTAATTAAATGCAGCCTATAACTAATTTATTAATTAATGCCCTGCGTAAAGCAGTTAAGTTTTTGCATAGGGATTTTTTAGAACTCGAAATGCTACAAAAAAATGCTGTAAGAAATGAGGAATTTTGCAAGCGA contains:
- a CDS encoding RNA pyrophosphohydrolase, producing the protein MRNASKKHLDLPYRPGVGMMILNADNHIFVGKRIDTKISAWQMPQGGIVPGETPSIAAMREMLEEIGSDKGYIIAESKCWYSYDLPSFLIPKLWNGNFRGQKQRWFLIRFTGNNEDININTSNPEFDQWRWASLNELLSIIIPFKRKLYQAVVKEFDSLIQ
- a CDS encoding PleD family two-component system response regulator; amino-acid sequence: MTTILVVDDIETNIKLLTAKLLKEYYTVLTANSGKEALAILTKEKIDIILLDVMMSEMDGFEVCKRIKTNLETTHIPVVMVTALSDIDDRVKGLEAGADEFLTKPINDTALFVRLKSLYRMKSLIDELKLRNSTNALLGVTNIEMHDTFADKKILLINDDVVQAKNIRQMLLKITASIKVISNSDELDIINEYTPDLVIISSTLENDDPLRISVILRRKAKISGVVIILQIDEDGMPLVVKGVELGINDYFVYPIEESELLARIRTQLRRKQYQDNLRNYLEQSVNLAAKDCLTGLFNRRYFDIHLKQMIEKANKESIKLYLLMCDIDNFKYVNDTYGHQAGDKILTIVSRILKNNLRVTDLIARFGGEEFTILLTDIDISKAIETAERVRVKIEYMDFHIEDQIEPLKKTISIGVTEYKKEESIESFIARADNAMYEAKRTGKNKVVKL
- the efp gene encoding elongation factor P, with protein sequence MKISANSIRTGNILVYSNDLWVVSRTPEHTQPGKGGAYVQVEMKNLKTGTKRNERFSSSDYLEKAELEQKDYQFLYFEGNDLVLMDIKHFDQINVPKEILEEKLPFLAENMIVKVEFYNEKPLNIELPPTVIIEISETDPVIKGATATASYKPAILTNGIKVKVPQYLEIGEKIVVKTDDMTYVERAK